A part of Pungitius pungitius chromosome 15, fPunPun2.1, whole genome shotgun sequence genomic DNA contains:
- the LOC134105257 gene encoding uncharacterized protein LOC134105257, with amino-acid sequence MTAAAVQIKDQESTRSPQGVHQEPTRSPPGVHKESTRSPPGVHQESTRSPPGALQEPTRSPPGVHQESTRSPPGALQEPTRSPPGVHQESTRSPHGVHQESTRSPPGVHKESTRSPPGAHQEPTRSPQGVHQEHTRSPPGAHQEPTRSPQGVHQEPTRSPPGAHQESTRSPPGAHQEPTRSPPGAHQESTRSPPGAHQEPTRSPPGAHKEPTRSPPGAHQESTRSPPGAHQEPTRSPPGAHQESTRSPPGAHQEPTRSPPGVHQESPRSPPGAHQEPTRSPPGAHQEPTRPPAG; translated from the coding sequence atgACTGCAGCTGCGGTGCAGATAAAAGACCAGGAGTCCACCAGGAGTCCACAAGGAGTCCACCAGGAGCCCACCAGGAGTCCACCAGGAGTCCACAAGGAGTCCACCAGGAGCCCACCAGGAGTCCACCAGGAGTCCACCAGGAGTCCACCAGGAGCCCTCCAGGAGCCCACAAGGAGTCCACCAGGAGTCCACCAGGAGTCCACCAGGAGTCCACCAGGAGCCCTCCAGGAGCCCACAAGGAGTCCACCAGGAGTCCACCAGGAGTCCACCAGGAGTCCACATGGAGTCCACCAGGAGTCCACCAGGAGCCCTCCAGGAGTCCACAAGGAGTCCACCAGGAGCCCACCAGGAGCCCACCAGGAGCCCACCAGGAGTCCACAAGGAGTCCACCAGGAGCACACCAGGAGCCCACCAGGAGCCCACCAGGAGCCCACCAGGAGTCCACAAGGAGTCCACCAGGAGCCCACCAGGAGCCCACCAGGAGCCCACCAGGAGTCCACAAGGAGTCCACCAGGAGCACACCAGGAGCCCACCAGGAGCCCACCAGGAGCCCACCAGGAGTCCACAAGGAGTCCACCAGGAGCCCACCAGGAGCCCACCAGGAGCCCACCAGGAGCCCACAAGGAGCCCACCAGGAGTCCACCAGGAGCCCACCAGGAGTCCACAAGGAGTCCACCAGGAGCACACCAGGAGCCCACCAGGAGCCCACCAGGAGCCCACCAGGAGTCCACAAGGAGTCCACCAGGAGCCCACCAGGAGCCCACCAGGAGCCCACCAGGAGTCCACCAGGAGTCCCCAAGGAGTCCACCAGGAGCACACCAGGAGCCCACCAGGAGCCCACCAGGAGCCCACCAGGAGCCCACCAGGCCTCCTGCTGGCTGA